A region of Paramormyrops kingsleyae isolate MSU_618 chromosome 17, PKINGS_0.4, whole genome shotgun sequence DNA encodes the following proteins:
- the LOC111849487 gene encoding 26S proteasome non-ATPase regulatory subunit 2 — protein sequence MEEAKKDKDKQPEKMEETGQLAGKDKEKKEEQELSEEDKQLQEELELMVERLGEEDTSLHQSALEELRRHIRSSTTSMTSVPKPLKFLRPHYSKLKEIYQGMPDGDNKRFCADVVSVLAMTMSGDRECLKYRLLGSQEKLDSWGHEYVRHLAGEVAKEWQEVEESDTAQQEVLMKLVKEIVPYNMGHNAEHEACDLLMEIERLDMLEQYIDENAYAKVCLYLTSCVSYVPEPENSALLKCGLNIFRKFGRYPEALRLALMLNDVELVEDIFVSCKDIVVQKEMAFMLGRHGMFLELNEDVEDYEDLTEIMSNVQLNSNFLALARELDIMEPKVPDDIYKTHLENNRFGGSGSQVDSARMNLASSFVNGFVNAAFGQDKLLTDDGNKWLYKNKDHGMLSAAASLGMILLWDVDGGLTQIDKYLYSSEDYIKSGALLACGIVNSGVRNECDPALALLSDYVLHNSNVMRIGAIFGLGLAYAGSNREDVLSLLVPVMGDSKSSMEVVGVTALACGMIAVGSCNGDVTSTIVQTIMEKSEQELKDTYARWLPLGLGLNHLGKGEAIETTLAALQVVPEPFRSFANTLVDICAYAGSGNVLKVQQLLHICSEHYDTKDKEEDKDKKDKKDKEKKEKESTADMGSHQGVAVLGIALIAMGEEIGSEMALRTFGHLLRYGEPALRRAVPLALALISVSNPRLNILDTLSKFSHDADPEVSYNSIFAMGMVGSGTNNARLAAMLRQLAQYHAKDPNNLFMVRLAQGLTHLGKGTLTLCPYHSDRQLMSQVAVAGLLTVLVSFLDVKNIILGKSHYVLYSLVAAMQPRMLVTFDEELRPLPVSVRVGQAVDVVGQAGKPKAITGFQTHTTPVLLAHGERAELATEEYVPVTPILEGFVILRKNPNYDA from the exons ATGGAAGAAGCAAAGAAAGACAAAGATAAACAACCCGAAAAAATGGAGGAGACTGGACAGCTCGCCGGGAAAGATAAGGAAAAGAAAGAGGAGCAGGAGTTG TCTGAAGAAGACAAACAGCTTCAAGAGGAGTTGGAGCTGATGGTGGAGAGACTTGGT GAGGAGGACACCTCCCTGCACCAATCAGCCCTGGAGGAGCTGCGCAGACACATCCGCTCCTCCACTACCTCCATGACATCGGTCCCCAAGCCACTGAAGTTCCTGCGACCACACTACAGCAAGTTGAAGGAGATCTACCAGGGCATGCCAGATGGGGACAACAAG CGGTTCTGCGCAGACGTAGTGTCTGTTCTCGCCATGACGATGAGCGGGGACCGTGAGTGTCTGAAATACCGCCTCCTGGGCTCGCAGGAAAAGCTGGACTCCTGGGGACATGAATATGTGAG ACATTTAGCAGGAGAAGTAGCCAAGGAGTggcaggaggtggaggagagcGACACGGCCCAGCAGGAGGTGCTAATGAAGCTGGTTAAGGAGATTGTGCCCTATAACATGGGCCACAATGCCGAGCACGAAGCCTGTGACCTCCTGATGGAGATCGAGCGGCTAGACATGCTGGAGCAGTACATCGACGAAAACGCTTACGCCAAGGTCTGCCTCTACCTGACCAG CTGCGTGAGCTACGTCCCTGAGCCGGAGAACTCGGCTCTGCTCAAGTGTGGCCTCAACATCTTCCGCAAATTTGGCCGCTACCCAGAGGCTCTGCGCTTGGCCCTGATGCTCAATGACGTCGAGCTGGTGGAGGACATCTTCGTTTCCTGCAAGGACAT TGTCGTCCAGAAGGAGATGGCCTTCATGTTGGGCAGACATGGTATGTTCCTGGAGCTGAACGAAGACGTGGAGGACTATGAGGATCTGACTGAGATAATGTCCAACGTCCAGCTGAACAGCAATTTCCTTGCTTTAGCCAGAGAG TTGGATATCATGGAACCCAAAGTCCCTGATGATATCTACAAAACCCATTTGGAGAACAACA GGTTCGGGGGCAGCGGATCCCAGGTGGACTCTGCCCGGATGAATCTGGCCTCCTCCTTCGTCAACGGCTTCGTGAACGCGGCGTTCGGACAGGACAAGCTGCTCACGGATGACGGGAACAAGTGGCTCTACAAGAACAAAGACCACG GTATGCTGAGTGCCGCTGCATCCCTGGGCATGATTCTCCTGTGGGACGTGGACGGTGGTCTGACGCAGATCGATAAGTACCTATACTCGTCGGAGGACTACATCAAG TCGGGCGCCCTGTTGGCCTGTGGCATCGTGAACTCGGGCGTCAGGAATGAGTGCGACCCTGCCCTTGCCCTCCTGTCCGACTACGTCCTGCACAACAGCAATGTCATGCGGATCGGGGCTATCTTTGG GCTCGGCCTGGCCTATGCCGGCTCCAACCGCGAGGACGTGCTGTCCCTGCTGGTGCCTGTTATGGGGGACTCAAAGTCCAGTATGGAG GTGGTGGGTGTGACGGCTCTGGCGTGTGGCATGATCGCCGTGGGGTCTTGCAATGGAGACGTGACGTCTACCATTGTGCAGACCATCATGGAGAAGTCAGAGCAGGAGTTGAAGGACACCTATGCCCGATGGCTGCCCCTAGGGCTCGGACTCAACCATCTGG GTAAAGGTGAGGCCATAGAAACCACCCTAGCTGCCCTGCAGGTGGTCCCAGAGCCCTTCCGCAGCTTCGCTAACACACTGGTGGACATCTGCGCATATGCCG GCTCGGGCAACGTGCTGAAGGTACAGCAGCTTCTCCATATCTGCAGTGAGCACTATGACACCAAGGACAAAGAGGAGGACAAGGACAAGAAAGACAAGAAGGACAAGgagaagaaggagaaggagagcaCGGCGGACATGGGCTCCCACCAG GGTGTCGCCGTGCTGGGCATCGCTCTCATCGCCATGGGGGAGGAGATCGGCTCAGAAATGGCCCTACGCACATTTGGACACCTG CTGCGATACGGAGAGCCGGCCCTCCGCCGGGCCGTCCCATTGGCTCTCGCCCTCATCTCAGTCTCCAACCCGCGCCTCAACATCCTGGACACGCTCAGCAAGTTTTCTCACGACGCCGATCCCGAGGTCTCCTACAACTCCATCTTTGCAATGGGAATGGTGGGCAGTG GCACTAACAATGCTCGCCTTGCGGCCATGCTCAGACAGTTGGCACAGTACCACGCTAAGGATCCTAACAACCTCTTCATGGTCCGGCTGGCACAG GGTCTGACTCACCTGGGGAAGGGAACCCTCACCTTGTGCCCCTACCACAGCGACCGGCAGCTTATGAGCCAGGTGGCAGTGGCGGGCCTGCTCACCGTCCTCGTCTCCTTCTTGGACGTCAAAAACA TAATTCTGGGGAAATCCCACTACGTGCTATATAGCCTGGTGGCAGCTATGCAGCCCCGCATGCTGGTCACCTTCGACGAGGAGCTGCGACCGCTTCCGGTGTCGGTCAGAGTGGGACAG GCGGTGGACGTGGTGGGCCAGGCTGGGAAGCCCAAAGCTATCACAGGCTTCCAGAcccacaccacaccagtccTGCTGGCCCACGGTGAGAGAGCAGAGCTGGCCACCGAGGAGTATGTGCCTGTCACACCCATTCTGGAGGGCTTCGTCATCTTACGCAAAAACCCCAACTATGATGCGTAG